One window from the genome of Eucalyptus grandis isolate ANBG69807.140 chromosome 7, ASM1654582v1, whole genome shotgun sequence encodes:
- the LOC104452847 gene encoding protein EXORDIUM-like 2, translating into MASRSLTLPLFFLLFILFSSSISSSSAALVQQQPLVLKYHHGTLLKGNITVDLVWYGRFTPTQRSVIVDFIRSLGYPRSPPPSAASWWRTTEKYKSGSSNLVVGRQAVHEAYTLGKSLKNRHLRALAGKFNAAPGTITVVLTAADVAVEGFCSRCGTHGAARPGSAFVWVGNSETQCPGQCAWPFHQPMYGPQTPPLVAPSGDVGVDGMVINLATLLAGAVTNPFGGGFFQGPADAPLEAVSACTGIYGSGAYPGYPGQLLVDKATGASYNAHGLGGRKFLLPAMWDPTTYACKTLV; encoded by the coding sequence ATGGCGTCTCGCTCTCTCACTTTACCTctgttcttcctcctcttcataCTCTTCTCAAgttccatctcctcctcctccgccgccctGGTCCAGCAACAACCCCTCGTCCTCAAGTACCACCACGGAACTCTCCTCAAGGGCAACATCACCGTCGACCTCGTCTGGTACGGTCGCTTCACCCCCACCCAGCGCTCCGTCATCGTCGACTTCATCCGCTCCCTCGGCTACCCCCGCTCCCCTCccccctccgccgcctcctGGTGGCGCACCACCGAGAAGTACAAGAGCGGCAGCTCCAACCTCGTCGTCGGACGGCAGGCCGTCCACGAGGCGTACACCCTCGGTAagtccctcaagaaccgccacCTCCGCGCCCTCGCCGGCAAGTTCAACGCCGCGCCGGGCACCATCACCGTCGTCCTCACGGCGGCGGACGTCGCCGTGGAGGGGTTCTGCTCGCGGTGCGGGACGCACGGGGCGGCCCGGCCCGGGTCGGCGTTCGTGTGGGTCGGGAACTCGGAGACGCAGTGCCCGGGGCAGTGCGCGTGGCCGTTCCACCAGCCCATGTACGGCCCGCAGACGCCGCCGCTGGTGGCGCCGAGCGGCGACGTCGGGGTCGACGGCATGGTGATCAACCTGGCGACGCTCCTCGCCGGCGCCGTCACGAACCCGTTCGGGGGCGGTTTCTTCCAGGGCCCGGCGGACGCGCCCCTGGAGGCGGTGTCGGCGTGCACGGGGATATACGGGTCGGGCGCGTACCCGGGCTACCCGGGGCAGCTCCTGGTGGACAAGGCGACCGGCGCGAGCTACAACGCCCACGGGCTCGGCGGCCGGAAGTTCCTGCTGCCGGCGATGTGGGACCCGACGACGTACGCATGCAAGACCCTCGTGTGA
- the LOC104455101 gene encoding bifunctional riboflavin kinase/FMN phosphatase, with amino-acid sequence MSTTAQPLKKLVSGVILNLDGTLLNTDGILSEILKVFLVKYGKQWDGREALKIAGKTPFESAAVIVEDYELPCATEEFVSEITPMFSNQWCKIKALPGADRLIKHLRHHEVPMALASNSPKENIEAKISYHEGWKETFSVVIGGDEVRIGKPSPEIFLEAANRLKIEPPNLLVIEDSVPGVTAGKAAGMEVVAVPSLPKQTHLYTSADEVINSLLDLGPEKWGLPPFQDWIERTLPVEPWHISGPVIKGFGRGSKLLGVPTANLSTEGYSDLLSEHPSGVYFGWAGLSARGVYKMVTSIGWNPYFDNKEKTIEPWLLHKFDENFYGEELRLVIVGYIRAEANFPSLESLIAKIHEDGDVAERALGLPLYAKHRDDPYLKMY; translated from the exons ATGTCAACTACTGCACAGCCTCTGAAGAAGTTAGTCTCAGGCGTTATCCTTAATTTGGATGGCACTCTTTTGAACACAG ATGGCATTCTAAGCGAGATTTTAAAAGTATTCTTGGTCAAATATGGAAAACAGTGGGATGGTAGAGAAGCTCTTAAAATAGCAGGGAAGACGCCCTTTGAGTCTGCAGCTGTAATAGTTGAAGATTACGAGCTTCCTTGTGCAACAGAAGAATTCGTCTCTGAAATCACTCCAATGTTTAGTAATCA ATGGTGTAAAATTAAGGCACTTCCAGGTGCTGACCGGCTAATAAAGCATCTGAGACATCATGAAGTGCCAATGGCACTGGCATCTAATTCTCCAAAAGAGAACATTGAAGCAAAAATATCTTATCATGAAG GTTGGAAGGAGACATTTTCTGTCGTCATTGGGGGTGATGAAGTGAGGATCGGAAAACCGTCCCCCGAAAT ATTTCTTGAAGCAGCAAATAGATTAAAGATCGAACCTCCTAACTTGCTGGTTATCGAAGATTCTGT ACCCGGTGTTACTGCTGGCAAGGCCGCCGGAATGGAAGTAGTTGCCGTACCATCCCTTCCCAAACAAACTCACCTTTACACTTCAGCTGACGAGGTCATCAACTCATTACTTGATTTAGGACCTGAAAAGTGGGGCTTGCCTCCATTTCAAGATT GGATTGAGCGCACTTTGCCGGTAGAACCGTGGCATATCAGCGGCCCCGTCATCAAGGGATTCGGTCGTGGCTCTAAACTTCTTGGGGTTCCAACAG ctaaTCTATCAACGGAAGGCTATTCAGATCTACTCTCGGAACATCCCTCCGGAGTATATTTCGGCTGGGCTGGACTATCGGCCAGAGGCGTCTATAAAATGGTCACGAGCATCGGTTGGAATCCATACTTCGACAACAAGGAAAAGACAATC GAGCCCTGGCTGTTGCACAAGTTCGACGAGAATTTCTATGGAGAGGAGCTGCGTCTCGTCATCGTCGGCTATATACGAGCAGAG GCGAATTTCCCATCGCTCGAGAGCCTAATAGCAAAGATCCACGAGGACGGGGATGTCGCGGAGAGAGCTCTCGGTTTGCCATTGTACGCGAAGCACAGGGACGACCCGTATCTGAAAATGTATTGA